Proteins encoded by one window of Methanothermobacter sp. K4:
- a CDS encoding cobalt-precorrin-7 (C(5))-methyltransferase: protein MVLYIVGIGPGSSDYITPAAAAAVGESDTVFGSRRALELFPDVNEAVVVGGGDMDEKLEMAAELAVSGKVSVLSTGDPGFSGVLKPIKRILSEKKLDVEIQVIPGVSSVQLCAARLLIPWDDADIVTFHGRSEENIVHILDNGRPTIILPSRTPSDTARFLMEIGVDPERFVAVCERLSYPDERIVKLKLGELAVSEFSYMSVIVVF, encoded by the coding sequence ATGGTGCTCTATATAGTGGGTATAGGTCCCGGTTCATCTGATTACATCACCCCTGCCGCTGCTGCCGCTGTGGGGGAGTCTGATACTGTATTTGGGAGTAGAAGGGCCCTTGAACTGTTTCCTGATGTGAATGAAGCTGTAGTGGTGGGTGGTGGGGATATGGATGAAAAGCTTGAAATGGCGGCTGAGCTTGCAGTTTCAGGTAAGGTTTCGGTGCTCTCAACAGGTGACCCCGGGTTTTCAGGTGTTCTGAAACCAATTAAGAGGATACTATCAGAAAAGAAGCTTGACGTTGAAATTCAGGTTATTCCTGGTGTGAGTTCCGTCCAGCTCTGCGCTGCAAGGCTCCTTATTCCCTGGGATGATGCTGACATAGTCACATTTCACGGCCGAAGTGAGGAGAATATAGTGCATATTCTTGATAACGGGAGGCCAACGATAATTCTCCCATCAAGGACCCCCTCTGATACCGCCAGGTTCCTTATGGAAATTGGTGTGGATCCAGAAAGATTTGTTGCTGTCTGTGAAAGGCTCAGCTACCCTGATGAAAGGATTGTTAAACTGAAACTCGGGGAACTGGCGGTATCTGAATTCAGCTACATGTCAGTCATTGTGGTATTCTGA
- a CDS encoding redox-regulated ATPase YchF, giving the protein MIQIAVTGKPNVGKSSFFNAATLSEAEVASYPFTTIDANHAVAYASCRCPCQELGVQCNPKNSRCIDGTRLIPVELIDVAGLVPGAHEGRGLGNKFLDDLRQARAFLHVIDASGSTDEEGRPVEPGSHDPMEDVQFLEDEITMWLYGILEKNWERLLRKAASEKLDMNRIIHEQLSGTGITPEDIIEASRKVEADVYSWGKDELLEFLDELLRIAKPMLIVANKADIPEARKNIERLMDSYPHVVPASAEAELALRRASEAGLISYTPGAGDFEIVDGSGLTDRQRAALEYIRENVLEVYGSTGVQEAINRVVFDLLDMIVVFPVEDEHHFTDQRGNVLPDALLVPRGSGPRDLAYLIHTEIGDSFMHAVDARKGMRVAADHELEDGDIISIICGR; this is encoded by the coding sequence ATGATTCAGATTGCAGTCACAGGAAAACCCAACGTTGGAAAATCATCCTTCTTCAACGCAGCCACCCTCTCAGAGGCAGAGGTGGCATCATATCCATTCACCACCATCGATGCCAACCATGCAGTTGCCTATGCATCCTGCAGGTGCCCCTGCCAGGAGCTTGGGGTCCAGTGCAACCCCAAAAACTCACGATGCATTGATGGCACCAGACTGATCCCTGTGGAACTCATCGATGTGGCGGGTCTTGTCCCGGGGGCCCATGAGGGCAGGGGCCTTGGAAATAAGTTCCTGGATGATCTCAGACAGGCCAGAGCATTCCTGCATGTAATAGACGCCTCAGGTTCAACAGACGAGGAGGGAAGACCCGTTGAGCCAGGGAGCCATGACCCTATGGAGGATGTGCAGTTCCTTGAGGACGAAATAACCATGTGGCTCTACGGCATCCTTGAGAAGAACTGGGAACGCCTTTTAAGGAAGGCAGCATCAGAGAAGCTTGATATGAATCGCATAATACATGAACAGCTCTCAGGTACAGGTATAACTCCCGAGGATATCATCGAGGCATCAAGGAAGGTGGAGGCAGATGTTTACTCATGGGGTAAGGATGAACTCCTGGAATTTCTTGATGAACTCCTCAGGATAGCAAAGCCCATGCTGATAGTTGCAAACAAGGCCGACATTCCAGAGGCTCGGAAAAACATTGAACGCCTCATGGATTCCTACCCCCATGTGGTACCGGCATCTGCAGAGGCTGAACTTGCCCTCAGAAGGGCATCAGAGGCCGGGCTTATTAGTTACACACCAGGGGCAGGGGACTTTGAGATTGTTGATGGGTCAGGGCTCACCGACAGGCAGAGGGCAGCCCTTGAGTATATCCGTGAAAACGTCCTTGAGGTCTACGGGAGCACGGGTGTCCAGGAGGCAATCAACAGGGTGGTATTTGATCTTCTGGATATGATAGTTGTCTTCCCGGTTGAGGATGAACATCACTTCACTGATCAGAGGGGCAATGTTCTCCCTGATGCGCTGCTGGTTCCCCGCGGTTCAGGCCCAAGGGACCTTGCCTACCTGATACACACCGAGATAGGGGATTCCTTCATGCACGCGGTGGATGCAAGGAAGGGGATGAGGGTTGCGGCGGATCATGAACTTGAGGATGGGGACATAATAAGCATAATATGTGGCAGATAG